The following proteins come from a genomic window of Scomber japonicus isolate fScoJap1 chromosome 4, fScoJap1.pri, whole genome shotgun sequence:
- the dpm1 gene encoding dolichol-phosphate mannosyltransferase subunit 1: MASRRTSQPSKDNGDKYSVLLPTYNERENLPLIVWLLVKYFGESGYNYEIIVIDDGSPDGTLEVAEQLQNIYGEDKILLRPRAKKLGLGTAYIHGIKHATGNYIIIMDADLSHHPKFIPEFIEKQKEGNYDLVSGTRYSGDGGVYGWDLRRKLISRGANFVTQVLLRPGASDLTGSFRLYKKKVLESLVERCVSKGYVFQMEMIVRARQLNYTIGEVPISFVDRVYGESKLGGNEIVSFVKGLLTLFATT, translated from the exons ATGGCGAGCCGAAGAACTTCGCAACCAAGCAAAGACAATGGGGACAAATATTCTGTATTATTACCCACCTACAACGAGAGAGAAAACCTACCTTTGATAGTTTGGCTTTTGGTGAAATATTTCGGTGAAAG TGGATACAACTACGAGATTATTGTAATTGACGACGGAAGCCCAGACGGGACATTGGAGGTtgctgagcagctgcagaacaTATATGGAGAGGACAAGATA cttctgcgTCCAAGGGCAAAGAAATTAGGCTTAG gCACTGCCTACATCCATGGCATAAAGCATGCTACTGGCAACTACATCATCATAATGGATGCTGATCTTTCTCATCAT cccAAATTTATCCCAGAATTTATTGA AAAGCAGAAGGAAGGTAACTACGACCTGGTGTCTGGCACTCGATACAGCGGGGACGGAGGCGTATACGGCTGGGACCTGCGTAGGAAACTCATCAG TCGAGGGGCAAATTTCGTGACTCAAGTGCTGTTGAGACCCGGTGCTTCAGACCTCACGGGCAGCTTCAG GTTGTATAAGAAGAAGGTGTTGGAGAGTCTGGTGGAGCGGTGCGTGTCCAAAGGCTACGTCTTTCAGATGGAGATGATTGTCAGAGCCAGACAGCTCAACTACACTATCGGAGAA GTGCCCATCTCCTTCGTGGATCGAGTTTACGGAGAGTCCAAACTGGGAGGGAACGAGATCGTGTCATTCGTCAAAGGACTGCTCACACTCTTCGCCACCACATGA